In Vicugna pacos chromosome 10, VicPac4, whole genome shotgun sequence, the following proteins share a genomic window:
- the TRIM3 gene encoding tripartite motif-containing protein 3 isoform X1 has product MAGASVGTMAKREDSPGPEVQPMDKQFLVCSICLDRYRCPKVLPCLHTFCERCLQNYIPAQSLTLSCPVCRQTSILPEQGVSALQNNFFISSLMEAMQQAPDGAHDPEDPHPLSAVAGRPLSCPNHEGKTMEFYCEACETAMCGECRAGEHREHGTVLLRDVVEQHKAALQRQLEAVRGRLPQLSAAIALVGGISQQLQERKAEALAQISAAFEDLEQALQQRKQALVSDLEAICGAKQKVLQTQLDTLRQGQEHIGSSCSFAEQALRLGSAPEVLLVRKHMRERLAALAAQAFPERPHENAQLELVLEVDGLRRSVLNLGALLTTSATAHETVATGEGLRQALVGQPASLTVTTKDKDGRLVRTGSAELRAEITAPDGTRLPVPVVDHKNGTYELVYTARTEGELLLSVLLYGQPVRGSPFRVRALRPGDLPPSPDDVKRRVKSPGGPGSHVRQKAVRRPSSMYSTGGKRKDNPIEDELVFRVGSRGREKGEFTNLQGVSAASSGRIVVADSNNQCIQVFSNEGQFKFRFGVRGRSPGQLQRPTGVAVDTNGDIIVADYDNRWVSIFSPEGKFKTKIGAGRLMGPKGVAVDRNGHIIVVDNKSCCVFTFQPNGKLVGRFGGRGATDRHFAGPHFVAVNNKNEIVVTDFHNHSVKVYSADGEFLFKFGSHGEGNGQFNAPTGVAVDSNGNIIVADWGNSRIQVFDSSGSFLSYINTSAEPLYGPQGLALTSDGHVVVADAGNHCFKAYRYLQ; this is encoded by the exons ATGGCAGGAGCATCCGTGGGCACCATGGCGAAGAGGGAGGACAGCCCTGGTCCAGAGGTCCAGCCGATGGACAAGCAGTTCCTGGTGTGCAGCATCTGCCTGGATCGATACCGGTGCCCCAAGGTCCTGCCTTGCCTGCACACCTTCTGTGAGAG ATGCCTCCAGAACTACATCCCTGCCCAGAGCCTGACGCTGTCTTGTCCAGTGTGTCGACAGACGTCCATCCTCCCTGAGCAGGGCGTCTCCGCACTACAGAACAACTTCTTCATCAGCAGCCTCATGGAGGCCATGCAGCAGGCACCTGATGGGGCCCACGACCCCGAGGAcccccatcccctcagcgcaGTGGCTGGccgccccctctcctgccccaaccATGAAGGCAAG ACGATGGAGTTTTACTGTGAGGCCTGTGAGACGGCCATGTGCGGCGAGTGCCGCGCGGGGGAGCACCGAGAGCACGGCACCGTGCTGCTGCGAGACGTGGTGGAGCAGCACAAGGCGGCCCTGCAGCGCCAGCTCGAGGCGGTGCGCGGCCG ACTGCCACAGCTGTCCGCAGCCATCGCCTTAGTAGGGGGCATCAGCCAGCAGCTGCAGGAACGCAAGGCCGAGGCCCTGGCCCAGATCAGCGCAGCCTTCGAGGACCTGGAGCAAGCGCTGCAGCAGCGCAAGCAGGCTCTGGTCAGCGACCTGGAGGCCATTTGTGGGGCCAAGCAGAAG GTGTTGCAGACGCAGCTAGACACGCTGCGCCAGGGGCAGGAACACATCGGCAGTAGCTGCAGCTTCGCAGAGCAGGCCCTTCGCCTGGGCTCGGCCCCAGAGGTGTTGCTGGTGCGCAAGCACATGCGAGAGCGGCTGGCAGCGTTGGCGGCACAGGCCTTCCCGGAGCGGCCCCACGAGAATGCGCAGCTGGAACTGGTCCTTGAGGTAGATGGGCTGCGGCGCTCGGTGCTCAATCTGGGCGCGCTGCTCACTACGAGCGCCACTGCGCATGAAACCGTGGCCACAGGCGAGGGCCTGCGCCAGGCGCTGGTGGGCCAGCCTGCCTCGCTCACCGTCACTACCAAAGACAAGGATGGGCGGCTGGTGCGCACAGGCAGCGCCGAGCTGCGCGCAGAGATCACCGCCCCCGACGGCACCCGCCTGCCCGTGCCGGTGGTGGACCACAAGAATGGCACGTACGAGCTGGTGTACACGGCACGCACCGAAGGCGAGCTGCTCCTCTCGGTGCTGCTGTATGGACAGCCGGTGCGCGGCAGCCCCTTCCGCGTGCGTGCCCTGCGCCCTGGGGACCTGCCACCTTCCCCCGACGATGTCAAGCGCCGCGTCAAGTCCCCCGGCGGCCCTGGCAGCCACGTGCGGCAGAAGGCAGTGCGTAGGCCCAGCTCCATGTACAGCACCGGCGGCAAACGGAAGGACAACCCCATTGAGGACGAGCTTGTCTTCCGCGTTG GCAGTCGAGGAAGGGAGAAGGGTGAATTCACCAACCTACAGGGTGTGTCTGCAGCCAGTAGCGGCCGCATAGTGGTAGCAGATAGCAACAACCAATGTATCCAG GTTTTCTCCAACGAAGGCCAGTTCAAGTTCCGCTTCGGGGTCCGAGGCCGCTCGCCTGGGCAGCTGCAGCGCCCCACAGGAGTGGCAGTGGACACCAACGGAGACATTATCGTGGCAGACTACGACAACCGCTGGGTCAgcatcttctcccctgagggcaAGTTCAAG ACCAAGATTGGAGCTGGCCGCCTCATGGGCCCCAAGGGAGTGGCCGTGGACCGGAACGGACATATCATTGTGGTCGACAACAAGTCTTGCTGCGTCTTTACCTTCCAGCCCAATGGCAAGCTGGTTGGCCGTTTTGGGGGTCGTGGGGCCACTGACCGCCACTTTGCAG GGCCCCATTTTGTGGCTGTGAACAACAAGAACGAGATTGTAGTGACGGATTTCCATAACCATTCAGTGAAG gtGTACAGTGCCGACGGAGAGTTCCTCTTCAAGTTCGGCTCCCACGGTGAGGGCAACGGGCAGTTCAACGCCCCCACGGGAGTAGCTGTGGACTCCAATGGGAACATCATCGTGGCTGACTGGGGCAACAGCCGCATCCAG GTGTTCGACAGctctggctccttcctgtcctaTATCAACACATCTGCAGAGCCACTGTATggcccccagggcctggcactgaCCTCGGATGGCCACGTGGTGGTGGCTGATGCTGGCAACCACTGCTTTAAGGCCTATCGCTACCTCCAGTAG
- the TRIM3 gene encoding tripartite motif-containing protein 3 isoform X2: MGPTTPRTPIPSAQWLAAPSPAPTMKTMEFYCEACETAMCGECRAGEHREHGTVLLRDVVEQHKAALQRQLEAVRGRLPQLSAAIALVGGISQQLQERKAEALAQISAAFEDLEQALQQRKQALVSDLEAICGAKQKVLQTQLDTLRQGQEHIGSSCSFAEQALRLGSAPEVLLVRKHMRERLAALAAQAFPERPHENAQLELVLEVDGLRRSVLNLGALLTTSATAHETVATGEGLRQALVGQPASLTVTTKDKDGRLVRTGSAELRAEITAPDGTRLPVPVVDHKNGTYELVYTARTEGELLLSVLLYGQPVRGSPFRVRALRPGDLPPSPDDVKRRVKSPGGPGSHVRQKAVRRPSSMYSTGGKRKDNPIEDELVFRVGSRGREKGEFTNLQGVSAASSGRIVVADSNNQCIQVFSNEGQFKFRFGVRGRSPGQLQRPTGVAVDTNGDIIVADYDNRWVSIFSPEGKFKTKIGAGRLMGPKGVAVDRNGHIIVVDNKSCCVFTFQPNGKLVGRFGGRGATDRHFAGPHFVAVNNKNEIVVTDFHNHSVKVYSADGEFLFKFGSHGEGNGQFNAPTGVAVDSNGNIIVADWGNSRIQVFDSSGSFLSYINTSAEPLYGPQGLALTSDGHVVVADAGNHCFKAYRYLQ; encoded by the exons ATGGGGCCCACGACCCCGAGGAcccccatcccctcagcgcaGTGGCTGGccgccccctctcctgccccaaccATGAAG ACGATGGAGTTTTACTGTGAGGCCTGTGAGACGGCCATGTGCGGCGAGTGCCGCGCGGGGGAGCACCGAGAGCACGGCACCGTGCTGCTGCGAGACGTGGTGGAGCAGCACAAGGCGGCCCTGCAGCGCCAGCTCGAGGCGGTGCGCGGCCG ACTGCCACAGCTGTCCGCAGCCATCGCCTTAGTAGGGGGCATCAGCCAGCAGCTGCAGGAACGCAAGGCCGAGGCCCTGGCCCAGATCAGCGCAGCCTTCGAGGACCTGGAGCAAGCGCTGCAGCAGCGCAAGCAGGCTCTGGTCAGCGACCTGGAGGCCATTTGTGGGGCCAAGCAGAAG GTGTTGCAGACGCAGCTAGACACGCTGCGCCAGGGGCAGGAACACATCGGCAGTAGCTGCAGCTTCGCAGAGCAGGCCCTTCGCCTGGGCTCGGCCCCAGAGGTGTTGCTGGTGCGCAAGCACATGCGAGAGCGGCTGGCAGCGTTGGCGGCACAGGCCTTCCCGGAGCGGCCCCACGAGAATGCGCAGCTGGAACTGGTCCTTGAGGTAGATGGGCTGCGGCGCTCGGTGCTCAATCTGGGCGCGCTGCTCACTACGAGCGCCACTGCGCATGAAACCGTGGCCACAGGCGAGGGCCTGCGCCAGGCGCTGGTGGGCCAGCCTGCCTCGCTCACCGTCACTACCAAAGACAAGGATGGGCGGCTGGTGCGCACAGGCAGCGCCGAGCTGCGCGCAGAGATCACCGCCCCCGACGGCACCCGCCTGCCCGTGCCGGTGGTGGACCACAAGAATGGCACGTACGAGCTGGTGTACACGGCACGCACCGAAGGCGAGCTGCTCCTCTCGGTGCTGCTGTATGGACAGCCGGTGCGCGGCAGCCCCTTCCGCGTGCGTGCCCTGCGCCCTGGGGACCTGCCACCTTCCCCCGACGATGTCAAGCGCCGCGTCAAGTCCCCCGGCGGCCCTGGCAGCCACGTGCGGCAGAAGGCAGTGCGTAGGCCCAGCTCCATGTACAGCACCGGCGGCAAACGGAAGGACAACCCCATTGAGGACGAGCTTGTCTTCCGCGTTG GCAGTCGAGGAAGGGAGAAGGGTGAATTCACCAACCTACAGGGTGTGTCTGCAGCCAGTAGCGGCCGCATAGTGGTAGCAGATAGCAACAACCAATGTATCCAG GTTTTCTCCAACGAAGGCCAGTTCAAGTTCCGCTTCGGGGTCCGAGGCCGCTCGCCTGGGCAGCTGCAGCGCCCCACAGGAGTGGCAGTGGACACCAACGGAGACATTATCGTGGCAGACTACGACAACCGCTGGGTCAgcatcttctcccctgagggcaAGTTCAAG ACCAAGATTGGAGCTGGCCGCCTCATGGGCCCCAAGGGAGTGGCCGTGGACCGGAACGGACATATCATTGTGGTCGACAACAAGTCTTGCTGCGTCTTTACCTTCCAGCCCAATGGCAAGCTGGTTGGCCGTTTTGGGGGTCGTGGGGCCACTGACCGCCACTTTGCAG GGCCCCATTTTGTGGCTGTGAACAACAAGAACGAGATTGTAGTGACGGATTTCCATAACCATTCAGTGAAG gtGTACAGTGCCGACGGAGAGTTCCTCTTCAAGTTCGGCTCCCACGGTGAGGGCAACGGGCAGTTCAACGCCCCCACGGGAGTAGCTGTGGACTCCAATGGGAACATCATCGTGGCTGACTGGGGCAACAGCCGCATCCAG GTGTTCGACAGctctggctccttcctgtcctaTATCAACACATCTGCAGAGCCACTGTATggcccccagggcctggcactgaCCTCGGATGGCCACGTGGTGGTGGCTGATGCTGGCAACCACTGCTTTAAGGCCTATCGCTACCTCCAGTAG
- the ARFIP2 gene encoding arfaptin-2: MTDGILGKAATMEIPIHGNGEAGQLPEDDGLEQDLQQVMVSGPNLNETSIVSGGYGGSGDGLIPTGSGRHPSHSATPAGPGDEVARGIAGEKFDIVKKWGINTYKCTKQLLSERFGRGSRTVDLELELQIELLRETKRKYESVLQLGRALTAHLYSLLQTQHALGDAFADLSQKSPELQEEFGYNAETQKLLCKNGETLLGAVNFFVSSINTLVTKTMEDTLMTVKQYEAARLEYDAYRTDLEELSLGPRDAGTRGRLESAQATFQAHRDKYEKLRGDVAIKLKFLEENKIKVMHKQLLLFHNAVSAYFAGNQKQLEQTLQQFNIKLRPPGAEKPSWLEEQ, encoded by the exons ATGACGGACGGGATCCTAGGGAAGGCAGCCACAATGGAGATCCCCATCCACGGGAACGGTGAAGCTGGGCAGCTTCCTGAGGATGATGGGCTGGAGCAG GACCTCCAGCAGGTGATGGTGTCAGGACCCAACCTCAATGAAACCAGCATTGTGTCTGGTGGCTATGGGGGCTCTGGTGATGGACTCATCCCCACAG GGTCTGGCCGCCATCCATCTCACAGTGCTACTCCTGCTGGCCCCGGAGATGAGGTGGCTCGGGGCATCGCTGGAGAGAAGTTTGACATTGTCAAGAAATGGGGCATTAACACATATAAG TGCACAAAGCAGCTGTTATCAGAGCGATTTGGCCGAGGCTCCCGGACTGTGGACCTGGAGCTAGAGCTGCAGATTGAGCTGCTGCGTGAGACGAAGCGCAAGTATGAGAGTGTCCTGCAGCTGGGTCGGGCACTAACCGCCCACCTCTACAGCCTGCTGCAGACCCAGCATGCACTGGGTGACGCCTTTGCTGACCTCAGCCAGAAGTCCCCAGAGCTTCAG GAGGAATTTGGCTACAATGCAGAAACGCAGAAGCTGCTGTGCAAGAATGGAGAAACACTGCTAGGGGCTGTGAACTTCTTTGTCTCTAGCATCAACACATTGGTAACCAAGACCATGGAGGACACACTCATGACTGTCAAACAGTATGAGGCTGCCAG gctggaaTATGATGCCTACCGAACAGACTTAGaggagctgagcctaggccctcgGGATGCAGGGACGCGTGGTCGACTCGAGAGTGCTCAGGCCACTTTCCAGGCCCATCGGGACAAATATGAGAAGCTGCGAGGAGATGTGGCCATCAAGCTCAAGTTCCTGGAAGAAAACAAG ATCAAGGTGATGCACAAGCAGCTGCTGCTCTTCCACAATGCCGTGTCAGCCTACTTTGCTGGGAACCAGAAACAGCTGGAGCAGACCCTGCAGCAGTTCAACATCAAGCTGCGGCCTCCAGGAGCCGAGAAGCCCTCCTGGCTAGAGGAGCAGTGA
- the TIMM10B gene encoding mitochondrial import inner membrane translocase subunit Tim10 B, with the protein MEQQQQQQQQLRNLRDFLLVYNRMTELCFQRCVPSLHHRALDAEEEACLHSCAGKLIHSNHRLMAAYVQLMPALVQRRIADYEAASAVPGAAAEQSETSPSGS; encoded by the exons atggagcagcagcagcagcagcaacagcagttGAGAAAC cTGCGGGACTTCCTGTTGGTCTACAATCGGATGACGGAACTCTGCTTCCAGCGCTGCGTGCCCAGCCTGCACCACCGAGCTCTGGATGCTGAGGAG GAGGCCTGTCTGCACAGCTGTGCTGGGAAGCTGATCCATTCCAACCACCGCCTCATGGCCGCTTACGTGCAGCTCATGCCTGCCCTGGTACAGCGCCGCATCGCCGACTACGAGGCTGCCTCAGCTGTGCCAGGTGCTGCTGCTGAACAGTCCGAAACCTCGCCATCAGGCAGCTAG